A single window of Nicotiana sylvestris chromosome 3, ASM39365v2, whole genome shotgun sequence DNA harbors:
- the LOC138888366 gene encoding protein FAR1-RELATED SEQUENCE 5-like, whose translation MTKFFCSLEINQKVEFTAVRSCSKRYELKCIVDKCGWNRAIQKAVACIRGTPEENYQILPSYLHMMVGKNSETYTSIKRDAQNRFAYMFFAPAASIAGWSYCRPVIAVDATFLKSKYHGVLFVDVSKDANNQIFPLCFGVADSENNEAYIWFFGEMRKAIQVRRELVFLSDRNQSIANGIRKVFPKAHHGICLYHFEKNLKQRHAKAMVINLFQSAARSYKREDFNQLMSQLKSIDKKTYNYIMEEPPERWARSWFPRRHYDMLTTNMVESMNSVLLKGREMPILRMLDFIQEKLGE comes from the exons atgactaAATTTTTCTGCAGCTTAGAGATAAACCAGAAAGTTGAATTCACTGCTGTTAGATCATGTTCAAAGAGATACGAGCTGAAATGCATCGTGGACAAATGTGGTTGGAAT CGTGCTATTCAAAAAGCTGTTGCTTGCATAAGGGGAACACCTGAAGAGAACTACCAGATTCTTCCTTCATACCTACACATGATGGTGGGCAAAAACTCAGAAACGTACACAAGCATAAAAAGAGATGCGCAGAATAG ATTTGCTTACATGTTCTTTGCTCCTGCGGCATCAATAGCTGGTTGGTCCTACTGTAGACCCGTTATTGCAGTAGATGCAACgtttttaaagtcaaaatatcATGGTGTTCTATTTGTTGATGTATCAAAGGATGCAAACAATCAAATCTTTCCTCTATGTTTTGGTGTAGCAGATTCAGAAAACAATGAGGCATACATTTGGTTCTTCGGGGAAatgagaaaagcaattcaagtccgTCGTGAACTGGTTTTCTTGTCAGATAGAAACCAATCGATCGCAAATGGGATTagaaaagtttttcctaaagctcaccatggtatctgcctctatcactttgagaaaaatttaaagcaaagacatgcaaaagccatggtaataaatctttttcaaagtgcTGCAAGGTCATACAAACGTGAAGATTTTAATCAATTAATGTCCCAACTCAAAAGTATTGACAAGAAAACATACAATTACATAATGGAAGAGCCTCCCGAGAGATGGGCTCGATCGTGGTTCCCACGGCGACATTATGATATGCTAACAACAAACATGGTAGAATCAATGAATTCAGTTTTACTAAAAGGGAGAGAAATGCCTATTTTAAGAATGTTAGATTTTATCCAAGAAAAGTTGGGAGAGTGA